One genomic region from Quercus robur chromosome 4, dhQueRobu3.1, whole genome shotgun sequence encodes:
- the LOC126721666 gene encoding uncharacterized protein LOC126721666 isoform X1: MEDLYALDFDGVLCDSCGESSLSAVKAARVRWPALFDGVDSTTEDWIVDQMYKVRPVVETGYENLLLVRLLLEMRIPSIQKSTVAEGLTVEGILENWSKLKPVIMEEWAENRDDLVDLFGKVRDEWMEKDLATWVSANRLYPGVPDALKFASSRLYIVTTKQSRFADALLQELAGVTIPPERIYGLGTGPKVEVLKQLQKKPEHQGLRLHFVEDRLATLKNVIKEPELDGWNLYLGDWGYNTQKEREEAATIPRIHLLELSDFSKKLK, encoded by the exons atggAGGATCTGTATGCCTTAGActtcgatggagttctctgcGATAGCTGCGGAGAGAGCTCTCTCTCTGCTGTCAAG GCTGCTAGAGTTAGATGGCCTGCTTTATTTGACGGCGTGGATTCAACCACGGAGGATTGGATTGTTGATCAAATGTATAAA GTGCGACCTGTAGTGGAAACTGGATATGAAAACCTCTTACTTGTGAGGTTATTATTGGAGATGAGAATACCTTCCATCCAGAAGTCCACG GTTGCAGAGGGACTCACAGTTGAGGGTATATTGGAGAACTGGTCAAAGTTAAAACCTGTTATTATGGAAGAATGGGCTGAGAATAGAGATGATCTAGTAGATCTTTTCGGAAAGGTCAGGGATGAATGGATGGAGAAGGACTTGGCAACTTGGGTTAGTGCAAATAG ATTATATCCAGGTGTTCCTGATGCATTGAAATTTGCAAGCTCAAGGTTGTATATAGTGACCACAAAACAG AGCCGATTTGCAGATGCTTTACTGCAAGAGCTTGCAGGAGTGACAATACCGCCTGAAAGAATATATGGCCTTGGAACTGG TCCCAAGGTAGAAGTGCTGAAGCAGCTTCAAAAGAAACCAGAGCACCAAGGACTGAGACTGCA CTTTGTGGAAGATCGACTTGCAACCTTAAAGAATGTCATTAAGGAGCCTGAACTAGATGGGTGGAATTTATATCtag GGGATTGGGGGTACAACActcagaaagagagagaggaagcgGCTACCATTCCAAGGATTCATCTTCTTGAGCTCTCTGACTTCAGCAAGAAGCTGAAATAG
- the LOC126721666 gene encoding uncharacterized protein LOC126721666 isoform X2 has protein sequence MEDLYALDFDGVLCDSCGESSLSAVKAARVRWPALFDGVDSTTEDWIVDQMYKVRPVVETGYENLLLVRLLLEMRIPSIQKSTVAEGLTVEGILENWSKLKPVIMEEWAENRDDLVDLFGKVRDEWMEKDLATWVSANRLYPGVPDALKFASSRLYIVTTKQSRFADALLQELAGVTIPPERIYGLGTGPKVEVLKQLQKKPEHQGLRLQ, from the exons atggAGGATCTGTATGCCTTAGActtcgatggagttctctgcGATAGCTGCGGAGAGAGCTCTCTCTCTGCTGTCAAG GCTGCTAGAGTTAGATGGCCTGCTTTATTTGACGGCGTGGATTCAACCACGGAGGATTGGATTGTTGATCAAATGTATAAA GTGCGACCTGTAGTGGAAACTGGATATGAAAACCTCTTACTTGTGAGGTTATTATTGGAGATGAGAATACCTTCCATCCAGAAGTCCACG GTTGCAGAGGGACTCACAGTTGAGGGTATATTGGAGAACTGGTCAAAGTTAAAACCTGTTATTATGGAAGAATGGGCTGAGAATAGAGATGATCTAGTAGATCTTTTCGGAAAGGTCAGGGATGAATGGATGGAGAAGGACTTGGCAACTTGGGTTAGTGCAAATAG ATTATATCCAGGTGTTCCTGATGCATTGAAATTTGCAAGCTCAAGGTTGTATATAGTGACCACAAAACAG AGCCGATTTGCAGATGCTTTACTGCAAGAGCTTGCAGGAGTGACAATACCGCCTGAAAGAATATATGGCCTTGGAACTGG TCCCAAGGTAGAAGTGCTGAAGCAGCTTCAAAAGAAACCAGAGCACCAAGGACTGAGACTGCAGTAA